In the Methyloterricola oryzae genome, one interval contains:
- a CDS encoding NADH:ubiquinone reductase (Na(+)-transporting) subunit B has product MSKTREFLDKIHPLFEKGGRFERLYPVYEMVDTFLYAPPDVTAGNTHVRDAVDLKRVMTYVWIAALPCMLMALFNTGYQANHAMEAMGLTEAPGWRGAIMSVFGFNPANPISDFIHGALYFFPVYIVTLVAGGIWEVLFATVRKHDVNEGFFVSSILFALTMPPNVPLWQVALGISFGVVIGKEVFGGTGKNFMNPALTGRAFLYFAYPASMSGDSVWTAVDGFSGATSLGLAALGGVDAINNAGIGWFSTFFGIEQGSMGETSTLACLLGAAFLVYTRIASWRIIAGVFLGMVVTSTLFNIIGSKDNLMFAMPWYWHLTLGGFAFGMTYMATDPVSAAQTQTGRWIFGFLIGLMTVLIRVVNPAFPEGIMLAILFSNIFAPLIDYFVVQANIKRRVKRHA; this is encoded by the coding sequence ATGTCCAAAACCAGAGAATTCCTTGACAAGATTCACCCGCTCTTCGAGAAGGGCGGGCGTTTCGAGAGGCTGTATCCGGTCTATGAAATGGTCGATACGTTCCTCTACGCGCCGCCGGATGTCACCGCCGGCAATACCCATGTGCGTGATGCGGTGGACCTGAAGCGGGTCATGACCTATGTCTGGATCGCCGCGCTGCCGTGCATGTTGATGGCCCTGTTCAACACCGGCTACCAGGCCAATCACGCCATGGAAGCCATGGGGCTGACCGAGGCTCCGGGCTGGCGCGGCGCCATCATGAGCGTGTTCGGCTTCAATCCGGCCAACCCCATTTCGGATTTCATCCACGGCGCGCTCTACTTTTTCCCAGTTTACATCGTTACCCTGGTGGCGGGCGGCATCTGGGAAGTCCTGTTCGCCACGGTGCGCAAGCATGACGTCAACGAAGGCTTCTTCGTCTCGTCCATCCTGTTCGCCCTGACCATGCCGCCCAACGTGCCCTTGTGGCAGGTGGCCCTGGGCATTTCCTTCGGCGTGGTGATCGGCAAGGAAGTGTTCGGCGGGACCGGCAAGAACTTCATGAACCCCGCTTTGACCGGCCGTGCCTTCCTGTATTTCGCCTATCCGGCCAGCATGTCCGGCGATTCCGTGTGGACCGCGGTGGACGGCTTCAGCGGAGCCACCTCCCTGGGGCTCGCGGCCCTGGGCGGCGTCGACGCCATCAACAATGCCGGCATCGGCTGGTTCAGCACCTTCTTCGGCATCGAGCAGGGCTCCATGGGTGAAACCTCGACCCTGGCATGCCTCTTGGGCGCCGCCTTCCTGGTGTACACCCGCATCGCTTCCTGGCGCATCATCGCCGGCGTGTTCCTAGGGATGGTGGTCACCTCCACCCTGTTCAACATTATCGGCAGCAAGGACAACCTGATGTTCGCCATGCCCTGGTACTGGCACCTGACCCTGGGCGGCTTTGCCTTCGGCATGACCTACATGGCCACCGATCCGGTCAGCGCGGCGCAGACGCAGACCGGGCGCTGGATCTTCGGCTTCCTCATCGGCTTAATGACGGTGCTGATCCGCGTGGTCAACCCGGCGTTCCCCGAGGGCATCATGCTGGCGATCCTGTTCAGCAACATCTTCGCACCTTTGATCGACTACTTCGTGGTGCAGGCCAACATCAAGAGAAGGGTGAAACGACATGCCTAA
- a CDS encoding Na(+)-translocating NADH-quinone reductase subunit A: protein MQFTIKKGLDLPITGEPEQVVHSDAGVAKSVALIGMDYVGLKPSMSVAEGDRVKLGDVLFADKQHPSVVFTSPGCGVVKQINRGHKRVLQSVVIELDGSDEVSFKSYAEGELASLSAEQVKENLLASGLWTTLRTRPYSKVPNPETSPRSIFVTAIDTNPLAANPEKVIEQRAQDFSNGLTVLGRLTEGKVYVCKSPAFSLNLSDAKLQAADFDGPHPAGLPGTHIHMIDPVGAARTVWHLDYQSVIAIGALFTSGRLSVERVVSLAGPLVEKPRLVRTRVGANLCDLVEGQLVSGKEARVISGSVLNGRKAEGWAAYLGCYHNQVSVLEEGRERDFFGWIVPSREKFSFLNVLLSSLPKERGRKFPMHTNKYGSPRAIVPVGAYEDVMPLDILPTQLLKSLVIGDTDQAQSLGALELDEEDLALCTFVDPGKHDFGIALRQNLTQIEKEG, encoded by the coding sequence ATGCAATTTACTATAAAGAAAGGCTTAGACCTGCCCATCACGGGGGAACCCGAGCAGGTAGTGCACAGTGACGCGGGAGTCGCCAAGTCCGTGGCCCTCATCGGGATGGACTACGTGGGTCTCAAGCCCAGCATGAGCGTGGCCGAAGGTGACCGCGTGAAGTTGGGCGACGTGCTGTTCGCCGACAAGCAGCACCCCAGTGTGGTCTTCACCTCCCCCGGTTGCGGTGTGGTCAAACAGATCAACCGCGGCCACAAGCGCGTGTTGCAGTCTGTGGTCATCGAACTGGACGGCAGCGATGAGGTGAGCTTCAAGTCCTATGCCGAGGGCGAACTGGCCAGCTTGAGCGCCGAGCAGGTCAAGGAGAACCTCCTGGCATCCGGGCTTTGGACCACCCTGCGCACCCGGCCTTACAGCAAGGTGCCCAATCCCGAAACGTCGCCGCGCTCCATCTTCGTCACCGCCATCGACACCAACCCGCTGGCCGCCAATCCGGAGAAGGTCATCGAGCAGCGCGCCCAGGATTTCAGCAACGGCCTGACCGTCCTGGGACGGCTGACCGAGGGCAAGGTCTATGTCTGCAAGTCGCCTGCATTCAGCCTGAATCTGAGTGATGCCAAGCTCCAGGCCGCCGATTTCGATGGGCCGCACCCCGCGGGCCTGCCGGGCACCCACATCCACATGATCGATCCGGTCGGCGCCGCCCGCACCGTGTGGCATCTGGATTACCAGTCGGTGATCGCCATCGGCGCCCTGTTTACCAGCGGCCGCCTGAGCGTGGAGCGCGTCGTCTCCCTGGCCGGACCCCTGGTGGAAAAGCCGCGCCTGGTGCGCACCCGCGTCGGCGCCAACTTGTGTGATCTGGTGGAAGGTCAACTGGTATCCGGCAAGGAAGCCCGGGTGATTTCCGGCTCCGTGCTCAACGGTCGCAAGGCGGAGGGTTGGGCGGCTTACCTGGGTTGCTATCACAACCAGGTTTCGGTGCTGGAAGAAGGCCGCGAGCGCGATTTCTTCGGTTGGATCGTGCCGAGCCGCGAGAAGTTCTCTTTCCTCAACGTGCTGCTGTCCAGCCTGCCCAAGGAGCGGGGCCGCAAGTTCCCCATGCACACCAACAAGTACGGCAGCCCGCGCGCCATCGTGCCGGTGGGGGCCTATGAAGACGTGATGCCCTTGGACATCCTGCCCACGCAGCTGCTCAAGTCCCTGGTCATCGGCGATACCGACCAGGCCCAGTCCTTGGGGGCGCTGGAGTTGGACGAGGAAGATCTGGCCTTGTGCACCTTCGTCGATCCGGGCAAGCACGATTTCGGCATCGCGCTTCGGCAGAATCTTACCCAAATCGAGAAGGAAGGCTAA
- a CDS encoding M4 family metallopeptidase, with product MRCGFVYLAACVGDGFDRRAGSGKGFRAAFLAAILLATGLAAVAAPEEIRVIPLTAGEAAPVATNVAPLAPENAASGVVAEHLQQTLNTLRARRLAPVPPGSAASTAGTLRVLLGAATAPATRPAPVASQGPGRRLEVHMRGIGTPRLIQGALQPDGRRLPLQAAISALRAASSQDDAATARRFLAAFRDYLRLDDPDQELEFAREISDELGYRHLRFRQKYRNLPVWPAGLTVHMEGDGQIASVSGAFVPTPRTLDPKPRLAPERAKAITRGLWPDGFGRLDGPDLIVYGAVDGVPRLAWKLKLVRSLRERWTVVVDAQDGTVLSRFNEVEEVAAAGSGVDLFGASRALNLWLEGGTYYLTDTSKAMFDAARSNPPQARTTRGAIIVQDARNQPPTSNPQTLPSTVVVSSGNANRVWLADGVSAASGFSQTYDYYQTRHGRNSIDGAGGNILGVVRLGRGFDNAFWASDLGTMFFGDAQPFAGALDVVAHELTHGVTSYTANLVYQGQSGALNEAFSDIFGEMVEYYAEGSNDWLMGSRLSEPVRNMKDPSALLLSSGVPYPSKMSDYIRTTQDNGGVHINSGIINRAYYLLAEGLDQAIGRADAERIFYRALAFHLTQNAQFADARLACIQSAEELFGAGSVQAQRVAEAFDVVEIPNPTTPSGDSGTAPTVSGNDAVLFVYFDSSRGGYMLGRRELAQGDDASGTVMSPGSVQPARPSVSANGKLGIYVDGLQDACLIDTKVPINGEECLGLFNVHSVAMAPDGENFAFVMLNPDGSPSNEILTIDTRKNTRVSYKLVAPGTEGVNISSVVQADVMAFTSNDRFLIYDALNAIAQDDGTEVRAWSVYAIDLATGQTLILVPPVLGRDIGNPAVGSLNDDLLTFEARDAETGTTTVLATRLSTGETGTIAETIGTASPVFSGDDSAIVYSAGASADGLRSLYRQALGSNRVTPAGAAELWLANADFGAVYRRSARFKLTVKTSGGGAGRVLSQPSGIDCGNSCVGLYPKGARLRLTASPDLGSKFAGWRGACRGNRACTLKMGQARTVRAVFQIQKFRELVVSKTGTGTGTVSSNPTGIDCGAQCNARFLLGSTVRLSAVPEPGSRFLGWRGACSGKGVCRVKLSKARKVSARFEPAG from the coding sequence ATGCGATGCGGCTTTGTTTACCTTGCGGCTTGCGTCGGTGACGGCTTCGATCGCCGGGCGGGAAGCGGCAAGGGATTTCGAGCCGCCTTCCTGGCGGCCATTCTGCTGGCAACGGGACTGGCGGCCGTGGCGGCGCCCGAGGAAATCCGCGTGATCCCTTTGACTGCTGGAGAGGCCGCGCCGGTCGCCACGAATGTTGCACCTTTGGCGCCCGAGAACGCTGCCAGTGGGGTGGTGGCGGAGCACTTGCAGCAGACGCTCAATACATTGCGAGCCCGACGGCTGGCGCCGGTGCCACCGGGTTCCGCCGCGTCAACGGCGGGCACGCTGCGAGTCCTGCTCGGCGCCGCCACAGCGCCCGCCACGCGGCCGGCGCCGGTTGCCTCGCAAGGGCCTGGCCGCCGACTGGAGGTGCACATGCGCGGCATCGGCACACCGCGGCTGATCCAGGGTGCATTGCAGCCGGATGGCCGGCGGCTGCCGCTGCAGGCGGCGATCAGTGCCCTGCGAGCCGCTTCGTCCCAGGATGACGCCGCCACGGCCCGCCGGTTTCTTGCGGCGTTCCGCGACTACCTGCGACTCGACGACCCCGACCAGGAACTGGAGTTCGCCCGCGAAATCTCCGACGAATTGGGTTACCGGCACCTGCGCTTCCGGCAGAAGTACCGAAATCTGCCGGTCTGGCCCGCGGGACTGACGGTTCACATGGAGGGCGACGGCCAGATCGCCTCGGTGTCCGGCGCGTTCGTTCCGACGCCGCGTACCCTCGACCCTAAGCCCAGGTTGGCCCCGGAGCGGGCCAAGGCGATCACGCGTGGGCTTTGGCCTGATGGGTTCGGCCGCCTGGACGGGCCTGACCTGATTGTCTACGGGGCGGTGGATGGGGTGCCGCGCCTGGCCTGGAAGCTCAAGCTGGTGCGCTCGCTGCGGGAGCGCTGGACGGTAGTGGTGGACGCTCAGGACGGCACCGTCCTGAGCCGCTTCAACGAGGTCGAGGAGGTGGCCGCGGCAGGTTCCGGCGTGGACCTGTTCGGTGCGTCCAGGGCCTTGAACCTGTGGCTGGAGGGTGGAACCTATTACCTGACCGACACCAGCAAGGCCATGTTCGATGCCGCCCGCTCCAATCCACCCCAGGCTCGCACCACCCGCGGCGCCATCATCGTGCAGGACGCCCGCAACCAGCCGCCCACGTCCAACCCGCAGACCCTGCCCAGCACCGTCGTGGTGTCCAGCGGCAATGCCAACCGCGTCTGGCTGGCTGACGGGGTCAGCGCGGCGTCCGGCTTCTCGCAGACCTACGACTACTATCAGACCCGGCACGGACGCAACTCCATCGACGGCGCCGGGGGCAACATTCTGGGGGTAGTGCGCCTGGGCCGCGGATTCGACAACGCCTTCTGGGCCTCTGATCTGGGCACCATGTTCTTCGGCGACGCTCAGCCTTTCGCTGGCGCCCTGGACGTGGTTGCCCACGAACTCACCCACGGCGTCACCTCGTATACGGCGAACCTGGTTTATCAGGGGCAGTCGGGGGCGCTGAACGAGGCGTTTTCCGATATCTTCGGGGAAATGGTGGAGTATTACGCTGAGGGCAGCAATGACTGGCTGATGGGCTCGCGCCTGAGTGAACCCGTGCGCAACATGAAGGACCCGTCGGCGCTGCTGCTGTCGTCCGGAGTGCCATACCCCTCGAAAATGAGCGATTACATCAGGACCACCCAGGACAACGGCGGCGTTCACATCAACTCGGGCATCATCAACCGGGCCTACTACCTGCTGGCCGAAGGCCTGGATCAGGCCATCGGCCGGGCCGACGCCGAGCGCATCTTCTACCGCGCCCTGGCGTTTCATCTCACGCAGAATGCCCAGTTCGCCGATGCGCGCCTGGCCTGCATCCAATCCGCGGAGGAACTGTTCGGCGCGGGATCGGTGCAGGCGCAGCGGGTGGCCGAGGCGTTCGATGTGGTGGAAATTCCCAACCCCACGACGCCCTCCGGTGATTCCGGCACCGCGCCGACGGTGAGTGGCAACGATGCCGTGCTGTTCGTCTACTTCGACAGCTCGCGCGGCGGTTACATGTTGGGCCGGCGTGAGCTGGCCCAGGGCGACGATGCCTCCGGAACCGTCATGAGTCCCGGCTCGGTGCAACCGGCGCGGCCTTCGGTATCGGCCAATGGCAAGCTGGGGATCTACGTGGACGGTCTGCAGGATGCCTGCCTGATCGACACCAAGGTGCCCATCAACGGCGAGGAGTGCCTGGGTCTGTTCAATGTGCATTCCGTGGCGATGGCGCCTGACGGTGAGAATTTCGCTTTCGTCATGCTGAATCCGGATGGCAGTCCCAGCAACGAGATCCTGACCATCGACACGCGCAAGAATACCCGCGTCAGCTACAAGCTGGTGGCGCCCGGTACGGAAGGGGTGAACATCAGTTCCGTGGTGCAGGCGGACGTCATGGCCTTCACCAGCAACGACCGGTTCCTGATCTACGATGCGCTCAACGCCATCGCACAGGACGACGGCACGGAAGTGCGGGCCTGGAGCGTGTACGCCATCGACCTGGCCACGGGCCAGACTCTCATCCTGGTTCCCCCGGTGCTCGGCCGGGATATTGGCAACCCGGCGGTCGGCAGTCTCAACGATGATCTGCTCACCTTCGAAGCCCGGGATGCGGAGACCGGCACGACCACGGTGCTGGCCACCCGGCTGAGTACTGGAGAAACCGGCACCATCGCCGAAACCATTGGAACCGCCAGCCCCGTTTTCAGTGGCGACGACAGCGCCATCGTGTATTCGGCAGGGGCGAGCGCCGATGGGCTGCGTTCCTTGTATCGCCAGGCGCTGGGCAGCAACCGCGTCACGCCGGCGGGGGCCGCCGAGCTGTGGCTCGCCAATGCGGATTTCGGCGCGGTGTACCGACGCTCCGCGCGCTTCAAGTTGACGGTCAAGACCTCGGGGGGCGGGGCGGGTCGTGTGCTCAGCCAGCCCAGCGGCATCGATTGCGGAAACAGTTGCGTGGGGCTGTATCCCAAGGGAGCGCGGCTCAGGCTGACCGCCAGCCCGGATCTGGGGTCGAAGTTTGCCGGGTGGCGGGGTGCCTGTAGGGGAAATCGGGCCTGCACGCTGAAGATGGGTCAGGCGCGCACGGTTCGCGCGGTGTTCCAGATCCAGAAATTCCGCGAACTGGTGGTGAGCAAGACCGGCACCGGAACCGGCACCGTGTCTTCCAACCCGACCGGCATTGACTGCGGCGCGCAGTGCAATGCGCGCTTCCTCCTCGGGAGCACGGTCAGACTCAGCGCGGTGCCGGAGCCCGGCTCCCGCTTCCTCGGCTGGCGCGGCGCCTGCAGCGGCAAGGGCGTGTGCCGGGTGAAGCTGTCGAAGGCCCGCAAGGTGTCCGCCCGCTTCGAACCGGCCGGTTGA
- a CDS encoding MFS transporter, which translates to MPGEAGVLRGLPANVWLIGLVSLCNDAASDLLYPLMPLYLSSVLMAGPRALGLIEGIAEATASLLKLFSGVMMDRTRSAKPWIVVGYALAGLGRPLIAVAGSWLWVLVIRFVDRIGKGLRTSPRDALLANSVPAGRRGVAFGLHRAMDNAGAVIGPVAAALLLAQDVPLRDIFLWSLAPGLLTLVLALAIREPPGTRPAKPPEFSWSLEGLPPAFKRYLCAVALFTLGNSSNMFLLLRASELGVAQAQIPLLWALVSLTAALLSTHLSGWSDRLGRVRFMLIGWSAYAALYLGLGLLASDGIALLTLFASYGVVLAATEGVERALVADLAPAALRGTAFGWFNLVLGLLLLPASLLFGTLYQAVGALPAFAFSAGCALAATLLLRFWVFPGGRVPVTAGEG; encoded by the coding sequence GTGCCGGGCGAGGCCGGCGTGCTGAGGGGGCTGCCCGCCAATGTCTGGCTGATCGGTCTGGTTAGCCTGTGCAACGATGCCGCCAGCGACCTGCTCTACCCGCTGATGCCCCTTTACCTGTCCTCGGTGCTGATGGCGGGGCCGCGAGCCCTGGGCTTGATCGAGGGTATCGCCGAGGCCACGGCGAGCCTGCTGAAATTGTTCTCCGGCGTCATGATGGACCGCACCCGCTCCGCCAAGCCCTGGATCGTGGTCGGCTATGCCCTGGCGGGTTTGGGCCGGCCATTGATCGCAGTGGCGGGAAGCTGGCTGTGGGTACTGGTGATCCGTTTCGTCGACCGCATCGGCAAGGGCCTGCGCACCTCGCCGCGGGATGCCCTGCTTGCCAACAGCGTACCCGCCGGGCGCCGGGGTGTGGCCTTTGGACTGCACCGCGCCATGGATAACGCCGGAGCCGTGATAGGCCCTGTCGCAGCGGCGCTGCTGCTGGCTCAGGACGTTCCACTGCGCGACATCTTTCTCTGGTCGCTGGCTCCAGGGCTGTTGACCCTGGTGCTGGCACTGGCGATCCGCGAGCCTCCAGGCACGCGGCCCGCAAAGCCGCCCGAATTCAGCTGGAGCCTGGAAGGCCTGCCGCCCGCGTTCAAGCGCTATCTGTGCGCCGTGGCCTTGTTCACCCTGGGCAACTCCTCCAATATGTTCCTGCTGCTGCGGGCCTCCGAATTGGGGGTGGCGCAGGCGCAAATTCCGCTCTTGTGGGCGCTCGTCTCGCTGACGGCGGCGCTGCTGTCGACCCATCTGTCCGGCTGGTCCGACCGCCTCGGGCGGGTCCGCTTCATGCTTATCGGCTGGTCCGCTTATGCCGCCTTATATCTGGGCTTGGGGCTTTTGGCGTCGGACGGTATTGCGCTGCTCACGCTGTTCGCGTCGTACGGCGTGGTGCTGGCGGCCACCGAGGGCGTGGAAAGGGCACTGGTGGCCGATCTTGCGCCCGCCGCGTTGCGCGGCACCGCCTTCGGCTGGTTCAATCTGGTGCTGGGTCTTCTGCTTCTGCCTGCTTCGCTGCTGTTCGGCACGCTTTATCAAGCCGTGGGCGCACTGCCCGCCTTCGCGTTTTCCGCCGGCTGCGCCCTTGCGGCCACCCTGTTGCTGCGCTTTTGGGTTTTTCCCGGAGGCAGGGTGCCGGTGACCGCCGGGGAAGGCTGA
- the hslO gene encoding Hsp33 family molecular chaperone HslO — MIDQDSFRRFIFEDIGVRGELVHLDASWHNVLARHAYPASVSTHLGQALAAVLLLSGTIKFQGSLILQAQSEGPLHTLVAHATHTRTIRGLAQWHEPVPAGTLPAVFGQGRLVMTIQNQGSEPYQGIVALEGSNLAGAIQNYFAISEQLPTRLWLAADGERAAGLFIQEMPTHHGTRDDWERVTLLADTLTERELLHLPDEELLFRLFNEEKVRMFEPEPVSFRCSCSRERIEQVLLGLGLEEAEKLLEEQGQVEATCEFCNRRYTLDTVDVHALFAHSTAVKPSTRH; from the coding sequence ATGATCGATCAGGACAGCTTTCGACGCTTCATCTTCGAGGACATCGGCGTGCGCGGTGAACTGGTGCACCTTGACGCCAGCTGGCACAACGTGCTCGCCCGGCACGCCTACCCCGCGTCGGTAAGCACCCATCTGGGGCAGGCGCTAGCGGCGGTGCTTCTGCTTTCGGGGACCATCAAGTTCCAGGGTTCCCTGATCCTGCAGGCGCAGAGCGAAGGCCCGCTGCACACCCTGGTCGCCCACGCGACCCACACCCGCACCATCCGTGGCCTGGCGCAGTGGCACGAGCCCGTTCCCGCTGGAACTTTACCGGCGGTGTTCGGCCAGGGCCGCCTGGTCATGACCATCCAGAACCAGGGCTCGGAGCCTTACCAGGGCATCGTCGCCCTCGAAGGCAGCAACCTGGCCGGAGCCATACAGAACTATTTCGCCATCTCCGAGCAATTGCCCACGCGCCTGTGGCTGGCCGCCGATGGTGAGCGCGCCGCCGGACTGTTCATCCAGGAAATGCCGACCCATCACGGCACCCGCGATGACTGGGAGCGGGTGACCCTGCTGGCGGATACCCTCACCGAGCGGGAACTGCTGCACTTGCCCGATGAGGAACTCCTGTTCCGGCTATTCAACGAGGAGAAGGTGCGGATGTTCGAACCCGAGCCGGTCTCCTTCCGCTGCAGTTGCTCGCGCGAACGTATCGAACAGGTGCTGCTTGGACTGGGGCTGGAGGAGGCGGAAAAGCTGCTGGAGGAGCAAGGCCAGGTCGAGGCGACCTGCGAGTTCTGCAACCGCCGCTATACGCTTGACACAGTGGACGTGCATGCCCTGTTCGCCCATTCGACCGCAGTCAAGCCCAGCACGCGGCATTGA
- a CDS encoding SLC13 family permease, whose amino-acid sequence MNIPLLVLALVFLLIAVRRIGRLRLPIWQIMGAGALVVLAAGAIAPEEALRAIDPEVMLFLFGMFVVGHALVASGYLYSLAYRGVRGIRSGRGLLLAVLFGAALASALLMNDTLAIVGTPLVLRLAREHELDETLLLLALAFGVTLGSVLSPIGSPQNLLIATGSDLPSPFLTFLAYLGPPTLVNLALAYGWLRWRFRRGIHAGQLVHAPVSLLDPHLARLALISLLLVLLLVVAKIALVLVGQAADFSLSVIALVAAAPVLLLARRRWQLLRQLDWPTLIFFASMFVLMASVWKTGIFQHLILGAAVDLTQVPAILAVSAGLSQLVSNVPLVALYLPVLQSGGADTVALMALAAGSTLAGNFLILGAASNVIIIQHAERHHASLNFGTFAAAGIPLSLVNLAVYGGWLGWMGE is encoded by the coding sequence ATGAACATTCCACTGCTGGTCCTTGCCCTTGTCTTCCTGCTGATCGCGGTGCGCCGCATCGGTCGCCTGCGCCTGCCTATCTGGCAGATCATGGGAGCCGGCGCCCTGGTTGTACTGGCGGCGGGCGCCATCGCGCCAGAAGAGGCGTTGCGCGCCATTGACCCGGAGGTCATGCTGTTCCTGTTCGGCATGTTCGTGGTGGGGCATGCCCTGGTCGCCAGCGGGTATCTCTACTCCCTGGCGTACCGCGGCGTGCGCGGTATCCGCTCGGGCCGCGGGTTGTTGCTCGCTGTTCTTTTCGGGGCGGCGCTGGCTTCGGCTCTGCTGATGAACGACACCCTGGCGATCGTGGGTACGCCGCTGGTGCTGCGTCTCGCAAGGGAGCATGAACTGGACGAAACCTTGCTGCTGTTGGCCCTGGCTTTCGGCGTGACCCTGGGCAGCGTGCTCAGCCCCATCGGCAGTCCGCAGAATCTGCTCATCGCCACCGGCAGTGATCTCCCTTCGCCGTTCCTGACGTTCCTGGCCTATCTGGGCCCGCCGACGCTGGTGAATCTCGCGCTGGCCTATGGCTGGCTGCGCTGGCGATTCCGTCGTGGCATCCATGCGGGGCAGTTGGTGCACGCGCCAGTGAGCCTGCTCGATCCCCATCTGGCGCGACTGGCCCTGATTTCGTTGCTGCTGGTGTTACTGTTGGTAGTGGCCAAGATTGCCTTGGTGCTGGTGGGGCAGGCGGCGGATTTCAGTCTCAGTGTGATCGCGCTCGTCGCTGCGGCGCCGGTGCTGCTGCTCGCGCGACGGCGCTGGCAGTTGTTGCGTCAGTTGGACTGGCCGACCCTGATTTTCTTCGCCTCCATGTTCGTGCTCATGGCCAGCGTCTGGAAAACCGGGATTTTTCAGCATCTGATCCTAGGCGCAGCTGTCGATCTGACTCAGGTGCCGGCGATCCTGGCTGTGAGCGCCGGGCTGAGCCAACTTGTGTCCAACGTCCCGCTGGTGGCGCTGTATCTTCCTGTGTTGCAGTCGGGCGGCGCGGACACGGTGGCTTTGATGGCGCTGGCCGCGGGCAGCACCCTGGCGGGGAATTTCCTGATTCTGGGGGCGGCCAGCAATGTGATCATCATCCAGCATGCAGAGCGGCATCACGCCAGTCTGAATTTCGGGACCTTTGCCGCCGCTGGCATTCCCCTGAGCTTGGTGAATCTGGCGGTTTACGGGGGCTGGCTGGGTTGGATGGGAGAGTAG
- a CDS encoding SOS response-associated peptidase, which yields MCTNFIPASRPDCETDLGWPVPTFDYPTEAYVGYRAPIRIAASDAGDDEWREAQFGLLPFWAKDTKIARHTYNARSETVASKPSYREPWKRGRYALVPMRGFFEPDYATGKALRWRIERADQRAFTVAAIWDRWHDPQGEPVTSFSLLTINADGHPVMGRFHAPGDEKRSLVVVPPEHREAWLRAGPSEAQYFLVLLPVSEFSARPDPRPAKPGRERKAAGQNHDLFG from the coding sequence ATGTGCACCAACTTCATTCCGGCATCGCGGCCCGATTGCGAAACCGATCTCGGCTGGCCCGTGCCGACCTTCGATTACCCGACGGAAGCCTATGTGGGTTACCGCGCGCCCATCCGCATCGCGGCGTCTGATGCCGGTGATGACGAATGGCGGGAGGCTCAGTTCGGCTTGCTGCCGTTTTGGGCCAAGGACACGAAGATAGCGCGCCACACCTATAACGCCCGCAGCGAGACCGTCGCCAGCAAGCCCAGCTACCGGGAGCCCTGGAAGCGGGGGCGCTATGCCCTGGTGCCCATGCGAGGCTTTTTCGAACCTGATTACGCAACCGGAAAGGCGCTGCGCTGGCGCATCGAGCGGGCAGACCAGCGGGCATTCACCGTCGCCGCCATCTGGGACCGCTGGCATGACCCGCAAGGTGAGCCAGTGACCAGCTTTTCCCTGCTCACCATCAACGCCGACGGTCACCCGGTGATGGGCCGATTTCACGCACCGGGCGATGAAAAGCGCTCCCTTGTGGTAGTGCCGCCGGAGCACCGGGAGGCCTGGCTGAGGGCGGGGCCTTCCGAAGCACAGTACTTTCTGGTGCTCCTACCGGTTTCCGAATTCAGCGCGCGGCCCGATCCTCGGCCCGCCAAACCCGGGCGCGAGCGTAAGGCGGCAGGGCAAAACCACGATCTGTTTGGCTGA
- a CDS encoding PepSY domain-containing protein, producing MKAASHFLYVAIAATLCSPAMAGSEIPKNKAGMETCLTAALAKHAGEVIKLEYKDEKGVPTYEFEILDQAGKTWELECDANKGKITEEEQEVENGDDPRFKTKAKISLEQAKEIALKAHPGEVVETEFEIESNGDASYEFDIKTDKGEVKLEVDAATGKIIEDKQKEYYQIGKE from the coding sequence ATGAAAGCCGCATCACACTTTTTATACGTCGCCATTGCCGCAACCCTGTGCAGTCCAGCCATGGCTGGCTCGGAAATACCGAAGAACAAGGCCGGCATGGAGACCTGCCTGACGGCGGCCCTCGCAAAGCACGCGGGCGAGGTCATCAAGCTGGAGTACAAGGATGAGAAGGGCGTGCCCACCTACGAGTTCGAGATCCTCGACCAGGCCGGCAAGACCTGGGAACTGGAGTGCGACGCCAACAAGGGCAAGATCACCGAGGAAGAGCAGGAAGTCGAGAATGGCGACGACCCGCGGTTCAAGACCAAGGCCAAGATCAGCCTGGAACAGGCGAAGGAAATCGCCCTGAAAGCCCATCCAGGCGAGGTGGTGGAGACCGAGTTCGAAATCGAGTCCAACGGCGACGCCTCCTACGAGTTCGACATCAAGACCGACAAGGGCGAAGTGAAGCTGGAGGTGGACGCCGCAACGGGCAAGATCATCGAGGACAAGCAGAAGGAGTACTACCAGATCGGCAAGGAATGA